The following are encoded together in the Pleurocapsa sp. FMAR1 genome:
- a CDS encoding NAD+ synthase, translated as MKIAIAQLNPTIGDITNNAQQIITAANTAAKQNVRLLLTPELSLCGYPPRDLLLYSDFVESMAQQLKAIARELPDKIAVLVGTVETNPHADSKGQKPLYNSMALLAEGEIKQIFHKRLLPTYDVFDEDRYFEPGYEANYFTLDDLKVGVSICEDLWNDERFWGKRSYEVNPIEELAQLGVDIIVNLSASPYSVGKQKLREAMLHHAATAYQKPILYANQVGGNDDLIFDGNSVMFNRAGELVTHAQSFDTDLVVVELDQLLSSSKGDWVAERLGDKDSNEEIFSALVLGVKDYARKCGFSQAILGLSGGIDSALVAAIASQALGAENVFGVLMPSPYSSDHSVSDAMDLVNSLGIKSQQLAIKPGMDAYDTILDPLFAGTEFGIAEENIQSRIRGNLLMAIANKFGYLLLSTGNKSEMAVGYCTLYGDMNGGLAVIADVPKTRVFKLCRWLNRDCEASRRHRQVIPVNIITKPPSAELKPEQKDSDSLPPYEILDDILERIICLHQSTADIVKAGHDTETVAKVMKLVIRAEFKRRQAPPGIKITDRAFGTGWRMPIAKKLKANSGETP; from the coding sequence ATGAAAATAGCGATCGCACAACTCAACCCCACCATCGGCGATATAACCAATAACGCCCAACAAATAATTACTGCTGCTAATACCGCAGCTAAACAAAACGTGCGTTTGTTACTTACCCCTGAATTATCTTTGTGTGGTTATCCACCCAGAGACTTGTTGCTTTATTCTGACTTTGTGGAGTCGATGGCGCAGCAGTTAAAAGCGATCGCTAGGGAATTACCAGATAAGATTGCTGTCTTGGTTGGCACTGTAGAAACAAATCCTCATGCAGACTCCAAAGGACAAAAACCTTTATACAACAGCATGGCTTTATTGGCTGAGGGAGAAATAAAGCAGATTTTTCATAAGCGTTTGTTGCCTACCTATGATGTGTTTGATGAGGATCGTTATTTTGAACCTGGATATGAAGCCAATTATTTTACCTTGGACGATCTAAAGGTCGGCGTGAGCATCTGTGAAGACCTATGGAATGATGAACGGTTTTGGGGGAAACGCAGCTATGAAGTTAATCCCATTGAAGAATTGGCACAGTTAGGGGTAGATATAATTGTTAACCTGTCAGCTTCTCCCTATAGCGTTGGTAAACAGAAGTTAAGAGAAGCGATGCTACATCATGCAGCTACAGCTTATCAAAAGCCCATTTTGTATGCCAATCAGGTTGGGGGTAATGACGATCTGATTTTCGATGGTAATAGCGTGATGTTTAATCGTGCAGGGGAATTAGTCACTCATGCTCAAAGTTTTGATACAGACTTGGTGGTAGTGGAGTTGGATCAGTTGCTGTCTTCTTCTAAAGGAGACTGGGTGGCTGAGAGACTGGGTGACAAAGATAGCAATGAAGAGATATTTTCCGCGTTGGTGTTAGGAGTCAAAGACTATGCCAGGAAATGTGGTTTTAGTCAGGCTATCTTAGGCTTGAGTGGGGGTATAGATTCAGCTTTGGTAGCTGCGATCGCATCTCAGGCTTTGGGTGCAGAAAATGTATTCGGGGTACTAATGCCGTCTCCCTATAGTTCAGATCATTCCGTTAGCGATGCGATGGATTTGGTTAATAGTTTGGGGATAAAAAGCCAGCAGTTAGCCATCAAGCCAGGGATGGACGCTTATGATACTATTCTCGATCCTTTGTTTGCGGGGACAGAATTTGGCATTGCCGAAGAAAATATCCAGTCGCGGATACGGGGTAATTTGCTAATGGCGATCGCCAATAAGTTTGGTTATTTGCTGCTTTCTACGGGTAACAAGTCCGAAATGGCTGTTGGTTACTGTACTCTTTATGGCGATATGAATGGTGGCTTGGCGGTAATTGCTGATGTGCCAAAGACAAGGGTGTTTAAACTGTGTCGCTGGCTCAATCGCGATTGCGAAGCTAGCCGAAGGCATCGCCAAGTAATCCCCGTCAATATAATTACTAAGCCTCCCAGTGCCGAATTAAAGCCAGAACAAAAAGACTCTGATTCTTTGCCACCTTATGAAATACTAGACGATATACTTGAGCGCATTATTTGTCTACATCAATCAACCGCCGACATTGTTAAGGCTGGACACGACACAGAAACAGTAGCTAAAGTAATGAAATTAGTTATCCGTGCAGAGTTTAAACGCCGTCAAGCCCCTCCAGGAATCAAGATTACCGATCGCGCCTTCGGTACTGGCTGGCGGATGCCCATTGCCAAGAAGCTAAAAGCTAATAGCGGGGAGACCCCCTAA